The DNA sequence GCCCGGCTGCGGGCCCAGGGGCACCAGGTGCTGCGGGTGCGCGAGGAGGTCGGCTCGTGATCGCGCTGACGCGGCTGCGGCTGCTCGGTTTCGTCCGCACCGGGCGGGCGGTGGCGCCGCTGATCGCCGCCGCCGCAGCCCTGTCCATCCTGTACGGCGGCGGCCAGGCGCGCGCCGCCGAAGCGTACGGCGTGTCGGCGCTGGTGCTGTTCCCGCTGCTGGCCTGGCAAACCAAGATCCTGCTGGACGTCGAGCCGGACGTGCAGCGGCGGCTGGCCGTGGTCACGGTCGGCTCGCCGCGCCGCGAACTGGCCGCCGGGCTGCTCGCCGCGGGCCTGGCCGGGCTGAGCACGGTCGCGCTGGCCATGGCGGCGCCGTGGATCGCGGGGGCGCTCAAGCCCGACGACGGCTCGGGCACCGCGATCGGCCTGGTCGCGCACCTGCTGGCACTGCCGCCCGCGGTGGCGCTGGGCGGGCTGGCCAGCCGGGCGGTCACCCGGGGCGCGGGCAACGGCGCGGCGGTGCTGGTCACCGGCTCGGTGCTGGCGATCGTGCTGGGCCTGAAGACCTCGCCGATGCAGTGGCTGGTGCCGCCGCTGATGGCCGCCACCAGGCTGACCACGGCCGAGGACTACCCGGGCTCCAGCGTGCTGGCGGTGCTGGGTCAGGCGGCGCTCTGGTCGGCGGCGGCGCTCTGGGCGTACGCCCGCCTGCGCCGCCACCGGGTCTGAAGCCCGTCGGAGTGCAGCAGCAGCATCAGCCCGCCCGCGACCAGGCCCCAGAACGCGGCCCCGACACCGAGCAGGCTGGTGCCCGACGCGGTGACCACGAACGTCACCGCCGCGGCCGCGCGCCCCGGTTCCGGGGTGAACGCGCCCGCCAGCGCCGAGGCCAGCGCGCCCAGCAGCGCCAGCCCGGCCACCGCCTCGATCAGCACCGGCGGTGACAGCAGCACCAGCGCGGTCGCGGCCGTGGCGCACAGCCCCAGCGTGATCATTCCGGCGCCCGCGGTGACCGAGGCGATCCAGCGGCGGCGCGGATCGGGGTGCGCGTCGGGCCCGGCCGCCAGCGCGGCGGTGATCGCGGCGAGGTTGACCGCGTGCGCCCCGAACGGTGCGGCCAGCGCCGTCGCCAGGCCGGTGCCGGCGAGCACGGGCCGCAGCGGCGGGGTGTAGCCGTACCCCTGGAGCACGGCCATGCCGGGCACGTTCTGCGAGGCCATGGTGACCAGGAACAGCGGCAGCGCGAGGCTGACCACCGCCGGCAGCGTCAGCGTCGGCACGGTGAAGGCGATCTCGGGCCGCACCGCCACCCCGCCCGGCGCTCCGGATGTCGTCACCGCGATCGCCACGGCCGCC is a window from the Catellatospora sp. TT07R-123 genome containing:
- a CDS encoding benzoate/H(+) symporter BenE family transporter → MGRTLQPVLAGLVTALVGFASTFAVVLAGLRAVGADQRQAASGLLAVSVAAGVVAIVLGLRHRLPISIAWSTPGAALLAATGPVAGGFAAATGAFLLTGLLIIVAGLFSPLERAITAIPRPIASAMLAGVLLNLCLAPVRALSEVPRLALPVIVIWALLSRFAARWAVPAALAAAAVAIAVTTSGAPGGVAVRPEIAFTVPTLTLPAVVSLALPLFLVTMASQNVPGMAVLQGYGYTPPLRPVLAGTGLATALAAPFGAHAVNLAAITAALAAGPDAHPDPRRRWIASVTAGAGMITLGLCATAATALVLLSPPVLIEAVAGLALLGALASALAGAFTPEPGRAAAAVTFVVTASGTSLLGVGAAFWGLVAGGLMLLLHSDGLQTRWRRRRAYAQSAAADQSAA